The following proteins are co-located in the Camelina sativa cultivar DH55 chromosome 12, Cs, whole genome shotgun sequence genome:
- the LOC104729570 gene encoding uncharacterized protein LOC104729570: MDPIYEEDVFLGKYQSSELKIASEFLTTWLPFLSRDLCKDCLHLFSHRIRSLDPEHSSKKEDREGSGSMVDDDSNGKLCDSHSGGFVFGSLSEDSVRDAMQSQSTVSETASPRMSWADMAQEDDGLEEEEEEHKESESSTHDDVDPSMKTPEKRKMSREERERYRFVNVKKLKLFSCYEKIRGESVNILEGLELHTGVFSAVEQKKIVDFVYELQDKGLKGELQERTFATPKKWMRGKGRVTIQFGCCYNYITDRQGNPPGILKRGAVDPMPSLFKVMIKRLIAWHVLPPTCVPDSCIVNIYYEDDCIPPHIDNHDFLRPFCTVSFLSECNILFGSYIKTVGPGEFSGSYSIPLPVGSVLVLNGNGADVAKHCIPAVPKKRISITFRKMDESKRPVGFTLEPDLQGIKPLPYEQNTLLSTPDTVASSSSRSSNDQNGRSQNHRAAHGERSRHRRSRDYPSESREWSSSSQRREKARPTTPNCWSYRPKVTTTSSDNV; the protein is encoded by the exons ATGGATCCAATCTACGAAGAAGATGTTTTCCTCGGCAAGTATCAGTCTTCTGAACTTAAGATTGCTTCTGAGTTCCTAACCACTTGGTTGCCTTTTCTTTCTCGAGATCTCTGCAAAGACTGCCTTCATCTTTTCTCCCATCGAATCCGTTCTCTTGACCCAg AGCACTCTAGTAAGAAAGAGGATAGAGAGGGTTCAGGTTCGATGGTGGACGATGATTCTAATGGGAAGCTTTGTGATTCTCACTCTGGGGGTTTTGTATTTGGATCTTTGTCAGAAGATAGTGTGAGAGATGCAATGCAATCTCAATCAACTGTTTCTGAGACGGCTAGTCCACGAATGTCTTGGGCTGATATGGCACAAGAGGATGATGGGctcgaggaggaggaggaagaacacAAGGAAAGTGAGTCAAGTACACATGACGACGTTGATCCGAGTATGAAGACTCCTGAGAAGCGTAAGATGTCTAGGGAGGAAAGAGAGCGTTACCGGTTTGTGAATGTGAAGAAATTGAAACTGTTTAGTTGCTATGAGAAAATTAGAGGAGAGTCTGTTAATATCCTCGAGGGGCTTGAGTTGCATACCGGTGTTTTTAGCGCTGTGGAgcagaaaaagattgttgattTTGTCTATGAACTACAAGACAAGGGTCTAAAAGGAGAACTTCAAG AACGTACTTTTGCTACTCCGAAGAAGTGGATGAGAGGCAAAGGACGAGTTACTATCCAATTTGGATGTTGTTATAACTATATAACA GACAGACAGGGAAACCCACCCGGAATCCTTAAACGTGGAGCGGTTGATCCGATGCCGTCTCTTTTCAAAGTAATGATCAAAAGGTTGATTGCGTGGCATGTACTTCCTCCAACATGTGTGCCAGATAGTTGTATCgtcaatatatattatgaagACGATTGCATACCCCCTCATATCGATAACCATGACTTCCTCCGCCCTTTCTGCACAGTATCATTCCTCAGTGAGTGCAATATACTCTTTGGATCATATATCAAAACCGTAGGGCCTGGTGAATTCTCCGGTTCATACTCTATACCGCTTCCTGTCGG GTCAGTTCTAGTGCTAAATGGTAATGGAGCTGATGTCGCTAAGCATTGTATACCGGCGGTTCCCAAGAAGAG GATATCAATAACGTTTAGGAAAATGGACGAGTCGAAAAGACCAGTAGGATTCACCCTGGAACCTGATTTGCAAGGGATTAAGCCGTTGCCATATGAACAGAACACGCTGCTGAGTACCCCTGATACTGTAGCGAGTAGCTCTTCAAGGTCCAGCAACGACCAAAACGGTAGGAGTCAAAACCATCGAGCTGCACATGGAGAAAGAAGTAGACATCGTAGATCGAGAGATTATCCTTCTGAGAGTCGAGAGTGGTCATCATCGAGCCAACGAAGAGAAAAGGCGCGACCCACTACTCCTAACTGCTGGTCTTACAGACCCAAGGTTACTACTACTAGCTCCGACAACGTTTGA